A single window of Symphalangus syndactylus isolate Jambi chromosome 4, NHGRI_mSymSyn1-v2.1_pri, whole genome shotgun sequence DNA harbors:
- the MBL2 gene encoding mannose-binding protein C: MRTMSLIPSLSLLLMSMVAASYSETVTCEDAQKTCPAVIACSSPGINGFPGKDGRDGTKGEKGEPGQGLRGLQGPPGKLGPPGNPGPSGSPGPKGQKGDPGNSPDCDSSLAVSERKALQTEMARIKKWLTFSLGKQVGNKFFLTNGEMMTFEKVKALCVKFQASVATPRNAAENRAIQNLIKEEAFMGITDEKTEGQFVDLTGNRLTYTNWNEGEPNNAGSDEDCVLLLKDGRWNDVPCSSSHLAVCEFPI, from the exons ATGAGGACCATGTCCCTGATTCCAtcactctctctccttctcatGAGTATGGTGGCAGCATCTTACTCAGAAACTGTGACCTGTGAGGATGCCCAAAAGACCTGCCCTGCGGTGATTGCCTGTAGCTCTCCAGGCATCAACGGCTTCCCAGGCAAAGATGGGCGTGATGGCACCAAGGGAGAAAAGGGGGAACCAG GCCAAGGGCTCAGAGGCTTACAGGGCCCTCCTGGAAAGTTGGGGCCTCCAGGAAATCCAGGGCCTTCTGGGTCACCAGGACCAAAGGGCCAAAAAGGAGACCCTGGAAACAGTCCAG ATTGTGATAGTAGCCTggctgtctcagaaagaaaagctCTGCAAACAGAAATGGCACGTATCAAAAAGT GGCTGACCTTCTCTCTGGGCAAACAAGTTGGAAACAAGTTCTTCCTGACCAATGGTGAAATGATGACCTTTGAAAAAGTGAAGGCCCTGTGTGTCAAGTTCCAGGCCTCTGTGGCCACCCCTAGGAATGCTGCAGAGAACAGAGCCATTCAGAATCTCATCAAGGAGGAAGCCTTCATGGGCATCACTGATGAGAAGACAGAAGGGCAGTTTGTGGATCTGACAGGAAATAGACTGACCTACACAAACTGGAATGAGGGTGAACCCAACAATGCTGGTTCTGATGAAGATTGTGTATTGCTGCTGAAAGATGGCCGGTGGAATGATGtcccctgctcctcctcccatCTGGCTGTCTGCGAGTTCCCTATCTGA